One stretch of Oncorhynchus clarkii lewisi isolate Uvic-CL-2024 chromosome 1, UVic_Ocla_1.0, whole genome shotgun sequence DNA includes these proteins:
- the LOC139365815 gene encoding zinc finger and BTB domain-containing protein 37-like, whose protein sequence is MERGGTMERAGSIQLDVPDFSNSVLSQLNQLRMQGRLCDIVVNVQGQSFRAHKVVLAASSPYFRDHMSLGQMSTVSLSVIRNPSVFDQLLSYCYTGRLCLQLADIISYLTAASFLQMQHIIDRCTQILEGIHLKISLAEEELGAGGGHRGAGSLEGGGGGGGGVGTSGGSLSPRRSSPRVLGPQGSRTRGAMDIREVGSPAGESMSPQMVEHSGLGPEGLPGGVEVGSRLGKEPILRINRAGQWYVEAESERGSGGEEGESMRVVDGLRIKTERMEDWTGADTQEEGSGAEEGAAMMIDTSVCSSLVQEGIVTGAKSSQPSSSFSETERFSPTGSVVVMAERPRAKSESPSRVDDQCHPNSQGEEQAVLGGYEEYLREQVADRWCHYNPRLTCIYCCKSFNQKGSLDRHMRLHMGITPFVCRICGKKYTRKDQLEYHIRKHTGNKPFHCHVCGKSFPFQAILNQHFRKNHPGCGPQEVAHSASPETTTVSSRGGQNEEASPSQEEPDGGGGGASFRESVQASVSTTGPD, encoded by the exons ATGGAGCGAGGAGGCACCATGGAGCGAGCAGGCAGCATCCAGCTGGACGTCCCTGACTTTAGCAACTCTGTGCTGTCCCAACTGAACCAGCTGCGTATGCAGGGGCGGCTGTGCGACATAGTGGTGAACGTGCAGGGCCAGAGCTTCCGTGCTCACAAGGTTGTGTTGGCTGCCAGCTCCCCTTACTTCCGAGACCACATGTCACTGGGCCAGATGAGCACTGTGTCCCTGTCAGTCATCCGCAACCCCTCGGTGTTTGATCAGCTCCTCTCATACTGCTACACCGGGAGGCTGTGCCTGCAGCTGGCCGACATCATCAGCTACCTGACGGCCGCCAGCTTCCTGCAGATGCAGCACATCATTGACCGCTGCACGCAGATCCTTGAGGGCATTCATTTAAAGATCAGCCTGGCGGAGGAGGAGCTGGGGGCCGGAGGGGGGCATAGGGGGGCTGGGAGcttggagggaggaggaggaggaggaggtggggtagGAACATCAGGGGGCTCTCTAAGCCCGCGCCGCAGCAGCCCCAGGGTTCTGGGACCTCAAGGAAGCAGAACCCGAGGTGCCATGGATATCCGAGAGGTGGGAAGCCCAGCGGGGGAGTCCATGAGCCCCCAGATGGTGGAGCACAGTGGGCTGGGCCCGGAGGGTCTGCCTGGGGGGGTGGAAGTGGGCAGCAGGCTGGGGAAGGAGCCCATACTGCGCATCAATCGGGCCGGCCAGTGGTACGTGGAGGCAGAGTCGGAGAGGGGGAGCGGCGGTGAAGAGGGGGAGTCAATGCGGGTGGTAGATGGTTTGAggataaagacagagaggatggaagaCTGGACTGGGGCTGATACCCAGGAAGAAGGGAGCGGGGCGGAAGAGGGAGCAGCCATGATGATTGACACGTCCGTATGCAGCTCGCTGGTGCAGGAGGGTATTGTCACGGGGGCCAAGAGCTCTCAGCCCTCCAGCAGCTTCAGTGAGACTGAGAG GTTTAGTCCTACTGGCAGTGTGGTGGTGATGGCAGAGAGACCGAGAGCCAAGAGTGAGTCACCCAGCAGAGTAGACGACCAGTGCCATCCCAACTCGCAG GGGGAGGAGCAGGCTGTGTTGGGCGGCTACGAGGAGTACCTGCGTGAGCAGGTGGCTGACCGCTGGTGCCACTACAACCCTCGACTCACCTGCATCTACTGCTGCAAGTCCTTCAACCAGAAGGGCAGCCTGGACCGCCACATGAGGCTGCACATGGGCATCACACCTTTCGTGTGCCGCATCTGCGGCAAGAAATACACCCGCAAGGACCAGCTGGAGTACCACATCCGCAAGCACACAGGAAACAAGCCCTTCCATTGCCACGTCTGCGGGAAGAGCTTCCCCTTCCAGGCCATCCTCAACCAGCACTTCCGCAAGAACCACCCGGGCTGCGGCCCTCAAGAGGTGGCCCACAGCGCCTCCCCAGAGACCACCACTGTCTCCTCCAGGGGGGGGCAGAACGAGGAGGCGTCGCCCAGCCAGGAGGAGCCAGATGGGGGTGGAGGTGGGGCCTCTTTCAGAGAGAGTGTCCAggcctctgtctccaccactgGGCCTGATTGA
- the LOC139365692 gene encoding antithrombin-III-like, producing MRLPQFVWTLGLLLPLLSTSQAFKDICNAKPKDVPLEPRCVYRSPEDEAPTGDAIPEKVPENTNPRVWELSKANSRFALSLFKQLAQGKSSESNIFMSPISISSAFAMTKLGACNNTLKQIMNVFEFDTIKEKTSDQVHFFFAKLNCRLYRKKDKTTELISANRLFGEKSLAFNEIYQNISELVYGAKLMPLNFKEKPELSRVTINDWISNKTENRIQNTLPKDSLNSNTVLVLVNTIYFKGQWKSKFDKKNVFKADFYVSKSKTCPVSMMYQETKFHYGRFTEDKVQVLELPYRGDDITMVLILPLKDTPLSEVEENLDLKKLTGWLHNMRETSVSVHLPRFRIEDSFSLKEKLQAMGLEDLFSPKDASLPGILEDEANYLYISDAFHKAFLEVNEEGSEAAAATAVMAVGRSINSNRELFVANKPFLLLIRESTINTMVFTGRVADPCDP from the exons ATGAGGCTTCCCCAGTTTGTGTGGACGCTGGGGCTACTATTGCCCTTGCTGTCAACCTCCCAGGCGTTCAAAGACATCTGCAATGCCAAGCCCAAAGACGTGCCCCTGGAGCCCAGGTGCGTCTACCGCAGCCCCGAGGACGAAGCTCCGACAGGGGATGCTATCCCGGAGAAAGTCCCTGAGAACACCAATCCCCGGGTGTGGGAGCTGTCCAAGGCCAACAGTCGCTTCGCCCTGTCCCTGTTCAAGCAGCTAGCCCAGGGAAAATCCAGCGAGTCAAACATCTTCATGTCTCCTATCAGCATCTCCTCAGCCTTTGCTATGACCAAGCTGGGCGCCTGCAACAACACGCTAAAACAGATTATGAAT GTGTTTGAGTTTGACACAATCAAAGAGAAGACGTCGGACCAAGTGCATTTCTTCTTCGCCAAGCTAAACTGTCGCCTGTACCGCAAGAAAGACAAGACGACAGAACTGATCTCAGCCAACCGTCTTTTTGGAGAAAAGTCTCTGGCATTCAATGAGATTTACCAGAATATCAGTGAGCTGGTGTATGGAGCCAAACTCATGCCACTCAACTTCAAG GAGAAGCCAGAACTGTCCCGGGTGACCATCAATGATTGGATCTCAAACAAGACTGAGAACAGGATTCAGAACACCCTGCCGAAGGACTCGCTGAACTCTAACACTGTGCTGGTCCTGGTCAACACAATCTATTTCAAG GGTCAGTGGAAAAGCAAGTTTGACAAAAAGAATGTCTTCAAGGCTGACTTCTATGTGAGTAAATCCAAGACGTGCCCAGTGTCCATGATGTACCAGGAAACCAAGTTCCACTACGGCAGGTTCACGGAAGACAAGGTGCAGGTGCTGGAACTGCCGTACCGTGGAGATGACATCACCATGGTGCTGATCCTACCTCTCAAAGACACACCCCTGTCTGAG GTGGAGGAGAACCTGGACTTGAAgaagctgactggctggctacaTAACATGAGGGAAACCTCAGTGTCGGTGCATCTGCCACGCTTCCGCATTGAAGACAGCTTCAGTCTGAAGGAGAAACTGCAGGCTATGGGGCTCGAGGACCTCTTCAGTCCCAAGGACGCCAGCCTGCCAGGCATCCTTGAAGATGAGGCGAATTATCTGTACATTTCCGATGCATTCCATAAAGCATTCCTAGAG GTGAATGAGGAAGGCAGTGAGGCGGCTGCTGCCACGGCTGTAATGGCCGTCGGCCGTTCCATAAACTCAAACCGGGAGTTGTTTGTGGCCAACAAGCCCTTCCTCCTGCTCATCCGAGAGTCCACCATTAACACCATGGTGTTCACTGGCCGAGTGGCTGACCCCTGTGACCCCTGA